From one Nocardioides yefusunii genomic stretch:
- a CDS encoding Rv3235 family protein encodes MSAMTWTANAHHPDTARTHRTRPTTVASTLRRIEGNPAPQRPVCDLVAIDPRRRRSVHQWVDRYARTVLEIISGERPATQVTRWTTVAVQHDLTRRAHLVARASSIGASAPAPASTGDHPGVPRATVRSVHVSFLDQHTVEASVHVRQGQQSRAFAARFEWRRERWVCTALDFC; translated from the coding sequence ATGAGCGCCATGACCTGGACCGCCAACGCCCACCACCCCGACACCGCACGCACCCACCGCACCCGTCCCACGACCGTCGCCTCCACCCTGCGACGGATCGAGGGCAACCCCGCCCCCCAGCGACCCGTCTGCGACCTCGTCGCCATCGACCCCCGACGACGCCGCAGCGTCCACCAGTGGGTCGACCGGTACGCCCGCACCGTGCTGGAGATCATCTCCGGCGAACGCCCCGCCACCCAGGTCACCCGTTGGACCACCGTCGCCGTCCAGCACGACCTCACCCGACGTGCCCACCTCGTCGCACGCGCCAGCAGCATCGGCGCCAGTGCACCCGCTCCCGCCAGCACCGGTGACCACCCCGGCGTCCCCCGAGCCACGGTCCGCTCCGTCCACGTCTCGTTCCTCGACCAGCACACCGTCGAGGCCTCGGTCCACGTCCGCCAGGGGCAGCAGTCGCGGGCCTTCGCCGCCCGCTTCGAGTGGCGACGTGAGCGCTGGGTCTGCACCGCGCTCGACTTCTGCTGA
- a CDS encoding DUF1003 domain-containing protein, protein MSDPIDRLDQPRDQRRLGRRRNHDSDRFGIFAEGVARFMGTARFLFWMTLFVLVWVLWNIVAPTDWRFDEYPFIFLTLMLSLQASYAAPMIMLAQNRQEQRDRVLAEQDRQANTRAHADMEFLAREVASLRMNQGDMATRDFIRSELRSTVSDLSEEIQRLAPDDDTDNDTPASEDRPKS, encoded by the coding sequence GTGAGCGACCCGATCGACCGCCTCGACCAGCCCCGCGACCAGCGGCGCCTGGGCCGACGCCGCAACCACGATTCCGACCGCTTCGGCATCTTCGCCGAGGGCGTGGCCCGGTTCATGGGCACCGCACGGTTCCTGTTCTGGATGACGCTCTTCGTGCTCGTCTGGGTGCTGTGGAACATCGTCGCCCCGACGGACTGGCGCTTCGACGAGTACCCGTTCATCTTCCTGACGCTGATGCTCAGCCTGCAGGCCTCCTACGCAGCGCCGATGATCATGCTCGCCCAGAACCGGCAGGAGCAGCGCGACCGTGTCCTGGCCGAGCAGGACCGGCAGGCCAACACCCGCGCGCACGCCGACATGGAGTTCCTGGCTCGCGAGGTCGCCTCGCTTCGCATGAACCAGGGCGACATGGCCACCCGTGACTTCATCCGCTCCGAACTCCGCTCGACGGTCTCCGACCTGAGCGAGGAGATCCAGCGCCTCGCCCCCGACGACGACACCGACAACGACACGCCTGCATCCGAGGACCGGCCCAAGTCGTGA
- the secA gene encoding preprotein translocase subunit SecA, which yields MPAFIDKLLRLGEGKILRQLEGIAKAVNAIEEDFVAMSDEELRGMTEEFKKRLADGETLDDLMPEAFATVREAAKRVIGQRHYDVQIMGGAALHLGNIAEMRTGEGKTLVATAPAYLNALAGKGVHVVTVNDYLAKYHAEWMGRVFAFLDMTTGVILPSMRPAERREAYACDITYATNNELGFDYLRDNMADDLAECVQRGHFFTIVDEVDSILIDEARTPLIISGPTQDEVAWYGEFSRIASKLERDVDYEVDEKKRTISVLESGITKVEDQLGIDNLYESVNTPLISFMNNSIKAKELFRNNKEYVVMGDEVMIVDEHTGRILSGRRYNDGLHQAIEAKEGVKVREEYQTLATVTLQNYFRLYEKLSGMTGTAMTEASEFDKIYKLGVVPIPPNRELARVDQPDLVYRTEEAKYQAVCDDIKERNAKGQPVLVGTVSVEKSELLSGLLKKAGVPHTVLNAKVHANEAKIVAMAGHKGAVTVATNMAGRGTDIMLGGSVEFLADQELREAGLEPTGETAEQYEAKWEETLERIKATVKAEADEVRELGGLYVIGTERHESRRIDNQLRGRSGRQGDPGESRFYLSLQDEMMRLFNADLVDRLLVMMKVPDDMPIEHKRVTNSIAQAQSTLEGQNFESRKNVLKYDDVMNRQREVIYGERRRVLEGADLEEKVRLFLDEVVTDYVNGATAAPHQEEWDMEALGTALKQLFPLSVDLEAFVDEAGGLGAVSREKLLAVLLADAQSAYDAREEEVGEEVMRELERKVVLSVIDRKWREHLYEMEYLREGIHLRAYSQRDPLVEYQREGFDMFSVMMDAIKEESVGFLFNVGVEVQHDHDHDHDHEDEVDSEGVELAKPQVRAKGLDKVKKPANLTYTAPSEDGDAEQYTEASGEPDPFAGVGRNDDCPCGSGKKFKKCHGATGGGSGRTARIG from the coding sequence GTGCCTGCCTTCATCGACAAGTTGCTCCGCCTCGGCGAGGGCAAGATCCTCCGTCAGCTCGAGGGCATCGCCAAGGCTGTCAACGCGATCGAGGAAGACTTCGTCGCGATGAGCGACGAGGAACTGCGCGGAATGACCGAAGAGTTCAAGAAGCGCCTGGCCGACGGTGAGACGCTCGACGACCTCATGCCGGAGGCGTTCGCCACCGTGCGCGAGGCCGCGAAGCGCGTCATCGGTCAGCGTCACTACGACGTCCAGATCATGGGTGGCGCCGCGCTGCACCTGGGCAACATCGCCGAGATGCGCACCGGTGAGGGCAAGACCCTCGTCGCGACCGCTCCGGCCTACCTCAACGCGCTGGCCGGCAAGGGCGTCCACGTCGTCACCGTCAACGACTACCTGGCCAAGTACCACGCCGAGTGGATGGGCCGCGTGTTCGCGTTCCTCGACATGACCACCGGCGTGATCCTGCCGTCGATGCGTCCGGCGGAGCGTCGTGAGGCCTACGCCTGCGACATCACCTACGCCACGAACAACGAGCTCGGTTTCGACTACCTGCGCGACAACATGGCCGACGACCTGGCCGAGTGCGTCCAGCGCGGTCACTTCTTCACCATCGTCGACGAGGTCGACTCGATCCTGATCGACGAGGCGCGTACGCCGCTCATCATCTCCGGCCCCACCCAGGACGAGGTCGCCTGGTACGGCGAGTTCTCCCGGATCGCGTCGAAGTTGGAGCGGGACGTCGACTACGAGGTCGACGAGAAGAAGCGCACCATCTCGGTGCTCGAGTCCGGCATCACCAAGGTCGAGGACCAGCTGGGCATCGACAACCTCTACGAGTCGGTCAACACCCCGCTCATCTCCTTCATGAACAACTCCATCAAGGCCAAGGAGTTGTTCCGCAACAACAAGGAGTACGTCGTCATGGGCGACGAGGTGATGATCGTCGACGAGCACACCGGACGCATCCTGTCCGGTCGTCGCTACAACGACGGTCTGCACCAGGCGATCGAGGCCAAGGAGGGTGTGAAGGTCCGCGAGGAGTACCAGACCCTGGCGACCGTCACCCTGCAGAACTACTTCCGTCTCTACGAGAAGCTCTCCGGCATGACCGGTACGGCCATGACCGAGGCGAGCGAGTTCGACAAGATCTACAAGCTCGGCGTCGTCCCGATCCCGCCGAACCGCGAGCTGGCGCGCGTCGACCAGCCCGACCTCGTCTACCGCACCGAGGAGGCGAAGTACCAGGCGGTCTGCGACGACATCAAGGAGCGCAACGCCAAGGGTCAGCCGGTCCTGGTGGGCACCGTCTCGGTCGAGAAGTCGGAGTTGCTCTCGGGCCTGCTGAAGAAGGCCGGCGTCCCGCACACCGTCCTCAACGCGAAGGTTCACGCCAACGAGGCGAAGATCGTCGCGATGGCCGGTCACAAGGGTGCCGTCACGGTCGCCACCAACATGGCCGGTCGTGGTACCGACATCATGCTCGGTGGTTCGGTGGAGTTCCTCGCCGACCAGGAGCTGCGCGAGGCGGGCCTGGAGCCCACCGGCGAGACCGCCGAGCAGTACGAGGCCAAGTGGGAAGAGACCCTCGAGCGGATCAAGGCCACGGTCAAGGCCGAGGCCGACGAGGTCCGCGAGCTGGGTGGCCTCTACGTCATCGGTACCGAGCGTCACGAGTCGCGTCGTATCGACAACCAGCTGCGTGGCCGAAGCGGTCGTCAAGGTGACCCGGGCGAGAGCCGCTTCTACCTGTCGCTGCAGGACGAGATGATGCGCCTCTTCAACGCCGACCTCGTCGACCGTCTGCTGGTGATGATGAAGGTCCCCGACGACATGCCGATCGAGCACAAGCGGGTCACCAACTCCATCGCCCAGGCACAGAGCACGCTTGAGGGACAGAACTTCGAGTCCCGCAAGAACGTCCTCAAGTACGACGACGTCATGAACCGACAGCGCGAGGTCATCTACGGCGAGCGTCGTCGCGTGCTCGAAGGCGCTGACCTGGAGGAGAAGGTCCGCCTCTTCCTCGACGAGGTCGTCACCGACTACGTCAACGGCGCCACCGCTGCTCCGCACCAGGAGGAGTGGGACATGGAGGCGCTGGGCACCGCGCTCAAGCAGCTCTTCCCGCTCTCCGTCGACCTGGAGGCCTTCGTCGACGAGGCTGGTGGCCTCGGTGCCGTCTCGCGCGAGAAGCTGCTCGCTGTGTTGCTGGCCGACGCCCAGTCCGCCTACGACGCCCGCGAGGAGGAGGTCGGCGAGGAGGTCATGCGTGAGCTCGAGCGCAAGGTCGTCCTCTCCGTGATCGACCGCAAGTGGCGCGAGCACCTCTACGAGATGGAGTACCTGCGCGAGGGCATTCACCTGCGTGCGTACTCCCAGCGCGACCCGCTGGTCGAGTACCAGCGCGAGGGCTTCGACATGTTCAGCGTCATGATGGACGCGATCAAGGAGGAGTCGGTCGGGTTCCTGTTCAACGTCGGCGTCGAGGTCCAGCACGACCACGACCACGACCACGACCACGAGGACGAGGTCGACTCGGAGGGCGTCGAGCTCGCGAAGCCGCAGGTGAGGGCGAAGGGCCTGGACAAGGTCAAGAAGCCTGCCAACCTCACCTACACGGCTCCGTCCGAGGACGGTGACGCCGAGCAGTACACCGAGGCTTCCGGCGAGCCTGACCCGTTCGCAGGCGTCGGTCGCAATGACGACTGCCCCTGTGGTTCGGGCAAGAAGTTCAAGAAGTGCCACGGTGCCACCGGTGGTGGCTCGGGCCGCACGGCCCGGATCGGCTGA
- a CDS encoding Mrp/NBP35 family ATP-binding protein, protein MSTPTLEQIQAALATVIDPEIKRPITDLGMVDTVEVSEAGVVDVTVLLTVAGCPLKDTITRDVNAAVGNVPGVTGVNLELGVMTPEQRAGLGEKLRDGQAQREIPFGKPGNLTKVYAIASGKGGVGKSSVTVNLALALAAQGRKVGIVDADIYGHSVPAMLGLADARPTQVDDLIMPVPTASGVSVISIGMLKPRRDQVIAWRGPMLDRALVQMLADVYWGDIDDLLIDLPPGTGDMAISLGQHLPGAEFVVITTPQEAAAEVAERAGTMASMMHQRVIGVVENMAYLPCPHCTAEGKEHRLEIFGSGGGKRVAETLAQRFGHDVPLLGSIPIDVDLREGGDIGKPIAESDPTSPSGKVIHEIAAKISGRGRGLAGLQLGLTPTSKF, encoded by the coding sequence ATGAGCACCCCGACCCTCGAGCAGATCCAGGCCGCGCTGGCCACGGTCATCGACCCTGAGATCAAGCGTCCGATCACCGACCTCGGCATGGTCGACACCGTCGAGGTCAGCGAGGCCGGCGTCGTCGACGTCACCGTCCTCCTGACCGTCGCAGGGTGCCCCCTCAAGGACACCATCACCCGTGACGTCAACGCCGCCGTGGGCAACGTCCCCGGCGTCACCGGCGTCAACCTCGAACTGGGCGTCATGACGCCGGAGCAGCGCGCCGGTCTCGGCGAGAAGCTGCGCGACGGCCAGGCCCAGCGCGAGATCCCGTTCGGCAAGCCCGGCAACCTCACCAAGGTCTACGCGATCGCGTCCGGCAAGGGCGGCGTCGGCAAGTCGTCGGTCACCGTCAACCTCGCCCTCGCCCTCGCCGCGCAGGGCCGCAAGGTCGGCATCGTGGACGCCGACATCTACGGCCACTCGGTGCCCGCGATGCTCGGCCTGGCCGACGCCCGCCCCACCCAGGTCGACGACCTGATCATGCCCGTCCCGACCGCCTCCGGCGTCTCGGTGATCTCGATCGGCATGCTGAAGCCGCGCCGCGACCAGGTCATCGCCTGGCGTGGCCCGATGCTCGACCGCGCACTCGTGCAGATGCTCGCCGACGTCTACTGGGGCGACATCGACGACCTCCTCATCGACCTTCCGCCGGGCACCGGCGACATGGCGATCTCGCTGGGTCAGCACCTGCCCGGCGCCGAGTTCGTCGTCATCACCACCCCGCAGGAGGCGGCCGCCGAGGTGGCCGAGCGCGCCGGCACGATGGCCTCGATGATGCACCAGCGCGTCATCGGCGTCGTGGAGAACATGGCCTACCTGCCGTGTCCCCACTGCACCGCCGAGGGCAAGGAGCACCGTCTGGAGATCTTCGGCTCCGGCGGCGGCAAGCGGGTCGCGGAGACCCTGGCCCAGCGCTTCGGTCACGACGTCCCCCTGCTCGGCTCGATCCCGATCGACGTCGACCTGCGCGAGGGCGGCGACATCGGCAAGCCGATCGCGGAGTCCGACCCGACCTCCCCGTCGGGCAAGGTGATCCACGAGATCGCAGCCAAGATCTCAGGACGTGGACGAGGTCTCGCCGGACTGCAGCTCGGACTCACTCCGACCAGTAAGTTCTGA
- a CDS encoding sec-independent translocase — translation MFGMGLGELAVIAFVAVMIFGPDRLPELAKQAGGFVKQARKMANSARDELRSELGPEFADLELRDLNPKTLVRKHILDAIEDDEDDAAGTYPGTRTVPARPDAVRLPAGQVPPFDDEAT, via the coding sequence ATGTTCGGTATGGGTCTCGGCGAGCTGGCCGTCATCGCCTTCGTGGCAGTCATGATCTTCGGACCTGACCGTCTCCCGGAGCTCGCCAAGCAGGCGGGCGGCTTCGTCAAGCAGGCACGCAAGATGGCCAACTCTGCCCGCGACGAGCTGCGCTCGGAGCTCGGCCCGGAGTTCGCCGACCTCGAGTTGCGCGACCTCAACCCGAAGACGCTGGTGCGCAAGCACATCCTCGACGCGATCGAGGACGACGAGGACGACGCCGCCGGGACCTACCCGGGCACCCGCACGGTGCCGGCCCGTCCCGACGCGGTGCGTCTCCCGGCCGGGCAGGTCCCGCCGTTCGACGACGAAGCCACCTGA
- a CDS encoding magnesium transporter MgtE N-terminal domain-containing protein has product MSTAPARVFAARLVGLPVFDPRGDQVGKVRDIVAAVRSENSQPRVLGLVADVFGRRRIFVPMTRVTAIESGQVHTTGLLNMRRFELRSTETLVVGQMFDRTVTVRPTGVVGTVYDVGLERARNRDWVISRVAVQEPGKGFRRKGQTHTVEWRDVDGLFRREDGQGATHLLAALTDLRPADAAAVIHDLPVERRSAVVAGLTDERLADVLEELPEEDQVEILEALDTERAADVLEEMSPDDAADLIADLSPETAATLLDAMDPAEAKDVRRLMSYADLTAGAMMTPEPVIISPDATVADALAHVRNPDLTPALASLVYVCRQPLETPTGRLLGAAHIQRLLREPPSTLVAAALDDEMDTLRPDASIEQVAAHLATYNLVAAPVVDEEGRLLGAVAVDDLLDHMLPEGWRDNAPRPGGAL; this is encoded by the coding sequence ATGAGCACCGCACCCGCCCGTGTCTTCGCGGCCCGCTTGGTCGGCCTCCCCGTCTTCGACCCCCGTGGCGACCAGGTCGGCAAGGTGCGCGACATCGTCGCCGCGGTCCGTTCGGAGAACAGTCAGCCGCGCGTCCTGGGGCTGGTGGCCGACGTCTTCGGACGACGCCGCATCTTCGTGCCGATGACCCGCGTCACCGCGATCGAGTCCGGTCAGGTGCACACCACCGGCCTGCTCAACATGCGCCGCTTCGAACTGCGTTCCACCGAGACCCTCGTCGTGGGCCAGATGTTCGACCGCACCGTCACCGTCCGCCCCACCGGGGTGGTCGGTACGGTCTACGACGTCGGCCTCGAACGTGCCCGCAACCGCGACTGGGTGATCTCCCGCGTCGCCGTCCAGGAGCCCGGCAAGGGCTTCCGGCGCAAGGGCCAGACCCACACCGTCGAGTGGCGCGACGTCGACGGACTGTTCCGCCGCGAGGACGGCCAGGGCGCCACGCACCTGCTCGCCGCGCTCACCGATCTGCGTCCCGCAGACGCGGCAGCCGTGATCCACGACCTCCCGGTGGAGCGTCGTTCCGCCGTGGTCGCCGGGCTCACCGACGAACGCCTCGCCGACGTCCTCGAGGAGCTGCCCGAGGAGGACCAGGTCGAGATCCTCGAGGCCCTCGACACCGAGCGCGCCGCCGACGTCCTCGAGGAGATGTCCCCCGACGACGCCGCCGACCTGATCGCCGACCTCTCCCCCGAGACCGCTGCGACCCTGCTCGACGCGATGGACCCCGCGGAGGCGAAGGACGTCCGCCGCCTGATGTCGTACGCCGATCTCACCGCCGGCGCGATGATGACGCCGGAGCCGGTCATCATCTCCCCCGACGCGACCGTCGCCGACGCGCTCGCGCACGTCCGCAACCCCGACCTCACCCCGGCGCTGGCCTCCTTGGTCTACGTCTGTCGTCAGCCGTTGGAGACCCCCACCGGTCGCCTGCTCGGCGCTGCACACATCCAACGCCTGCTCCGCGAACCTCCCTCGACGCTGGTCGCCGCCGCTCTCGACGACGAGATGGACACCCTGCGTCCGGACGCCTCGATCGAGCAGGTCGCGGCCCACCTCGCGACCTACAACCTGGTCGCGGCCCCGGTCGTCGACGAGGAGGGTCGCCTGCTCGGCGCCGTCGCGGTCGACGATCTCCTCGACCACATGCTCCCCGAGGGATGGCGTGACAACGCCCCGCGTCCGGGCGGTGCCCTGTGA
- a CDS encoding LysM peptidoglycan-binding domain-containing protein, with translation MKQSWGGSGTRFGATHLAGPAQGTQQPASAWRTALVWASGSTLLLALALLCLSAALVPATPLLSEIDGGLPELLLTLAQGSTLTEPQSPVAGAALLIAGLAGALATLRLWWILTTTCASAARGRAARRDSHTRRLVLVACGVALSAGAVAPAHAADHSSLDGLPLPERTSTTASSPQDAPTAPTAAPSPRTATPEDAPRTATSRPTPSTPRPTPSTAPAAAPAATTTTATTTATSAVTATSETAVPAATGANEALRTHVVAPGDTLWGIAGRTPSDEAAPSAARTAALVAALHRDNRTVVGDDPDLLLPGQVLTLPAQATTADPRTPTAQPEPAEPQPTEPQPTEETR, from the coding sequence ATGAAGCAATCATGGGGAGGCTCCGGAACACGCTTCGGTGCGACGCACCTGGCCGGCCCCGCTCAGGGCACCCAGCAGCCCGCATCGGCTTGGCGTACCGCCCTGGTCTGGGCCAGCGGGAGCACCCTGCTGCTGGCGCTGGCCCTGCTCTGCCTGAGCGCAGCGTTGGTGCCGGCCACCCCGCTCCTGTCCGAGATCGACGGCGGCCTTCCCGAGCTCCTGCTGACGCTGGCCCAGGGATCGACCCTCACCGAACCCCAGTCCCCCGTCGCCGGCGCCGCGCTGCTGATCGCAGGACTCGCCGGAGCCCTCGCCACGCTGCGCCTCTGGTGGATCCTCACCACCACCTGCGCCTCCGCCGCGCGCGGTCGGGCAGCCCGACGCGACAGCCACACCCGACGCCTCGTCCTCGTTGCCTGCGGCGTCGCACTGAGCGCCGGAGCAGTCGCCCCGGCCCACGCCGCCGACCACAGCTCCCTCGACGGGCTCCCGCTGCCCGAACGGACCAGCACCACCGCCAGCTCACCGCAGGACGCTCCGACGGCCCCCACCGCCGCACCATCCCCTCGCACGGCCACGCCCGAAGACGCCCCCCGCACCGCCACCTCCCGCCCTACTCCGTCGACGCCACGGCCCACGCCCAGCACCGCACCGGCAGCCGCACCCGCGGCCACCACGACGACCGCCACCACGACCGCCACCTCAGCCGTCACCGCTACCAGCGAGACCGCCGTCCCAGCCGCCACCGGCGCGAACGAGGCGCTCCGTACCCACGTCGTCGCCCCCGGCGACACCCTCTGGGGCATCGCAGGCCGCACACCCAGCGACGAGGCCGCTCCCTCTGCGGCCCGGACCGCTGCCCTGGTGGCCGCGCTCCACCGAGACAACCGCACCGTCGTGGGCGACGACCCCGACCTGCTCCTGCCCGGTCAGGTCCTCACCCTCCCAGCGCAGGCCACGACAGCCGACCCCCGCACTCCGACCGCTCAGCCCGAACCCGCAGAGCCCCAGCCCACAGAGCCCCAGCCCACCGAGGAGACCCGATGA